The nucleotide sequence TTAGGTTAGAATTGACGTTACCGATGAGAGAGAAAATGTAAGATGTGATCTGATCGAATGAGGCTAAAATCAGTGGGCTTATGCCCCAATGAAAAATCTAAGAACCTCAAGCTTCTGGCGTGTGCACATGCAATGCAACGGAATGCAATGTGATTCTGGGTCCAACACAAACCGGACCAACAGCAGCATGTCGTGGGGGAGGGAGCGAAGGGTCAGGCGCTTTGCACATGCGCAAACTTTGCAACCCTGAAATTATGCAGAATTGTTTTCACTCTAAAATGGCACAGCATTGTCATGGTAGTTATGAgctatgttatttattatttgtattgcatTAGTCTGTATTGCTATTAATTACATGTTTGATCTCACATGACAGCGcattaacaaaaacaatgcaatggTTTAAAGTGCAAGATCTAAAACATTTATGGTGTACCGTGATAGTCCAAAAAACCTGTTTTGAGTGCACTGAACAGGttaaattgatttgttttacaGTTGCAGATGaatcaatttaataatttttaaacatattttttgtgttcatttcatttcaattcattAGTTTGTCAATTTATAAACATTCCAGAGGTTGTTATGCCAGTGTGTCTGTATTTCTTATCATTTGTACAGTTTGGTAATGTGTGAACCTGCTTCTGGATCATAAATGTCTATGGCAAAAACGGAAGATGGCCAAACAATTCTTAGCCTCTCACCCAGTTCTGCAAAAgttattcaaaaataataagtaaacaaaaaaagttatatttcacTACAAGAAGTTGTATAACTTTACTGACCAGACTGTTTGTTCTTTACGTTTATATAATTTGTTTCTTATTAATTGTTAAATGTATCACTTTGGTTCATAactggattattttttattttaagtacagATTCACAACCCGAATAAACATTCGGTTTTAGATGTGTAATGATGAACAGAGTTGTAAATTATCTGTTGTAGATTTTCTTTCCTTACGTACACAAGTAGACAAGTACACaagttttaaagatattttatcattttagaatgttttattctaataGGACGCATTTGTGCTaattatgaattaaaatatatCCCTAGCAGCTGATACTTTCTATTTTTATGAAACACCTCTATTCGACTTTTAAGACACCTAAGAAATCATTAACCAAAAACTCTCACTGATTTATTTAAGTGTCAGtgcaaaaacaaatcaagattACTTAACGTGGGAAGATTATGTACCATAAACTTAAATTCCATATTAAGACTGAGAAGGACATATAACCTTGTTAgaacattttatccaaagtaacttaCAGGGCATtgaaggtaaataaaatgatcatgttCCTTGGTATTAAAGGCATGCACTACCCGTTAAGGTCTAACCAATTTACATTCTTTGCCAAAGTCACAATATGTCTTAATTCTTTACATTGTTTATGACTAGGGTTTATATCTGAAGGGAAATATATAATCTTTGCCCTTCTTTTTCCATTTGTCATGCCTCCGTGCTCTCTGGTTTATAACGAAAGTTGGAAAGAAATGCTCAGTAAAAGTGCTAACAATGTTGTGCTTTAAATAGCCATTTCATTTTGTTGATGTATAaggttaatgtttattttaagaagcCATGCAACTTTAGTTTCAGTTTCCCAGAAAATGACAAAGAATGTCTACGTCTGCTCTGCTCTTCTTGTCTGTCTTTGTTTACAGTATTTCTTTCTGCTCTCGTCAATGCTTTCTAGTACACTCCCCCAAAATATTGTGCCACAAAGCACTAAAAGTGCTGTggactttatcattttttctttctatattcacagttctgtcatgatcctcTTTGCCTCCTATACCTAAAATGTAGGCTCATATTACATATGTGTGATGATTGGTATAGTCTCTTTTAACCTGGAAACAATTTGTAATATCACTGACCTAATTTGGAAATGCAGTAAACTAAAACATACATGATTTGGTTATATaatccatttaaaataataacaaacataaactTAAGTATAGCCTACAGCAACACAACCCGTCACGAGTGTATTGGTAGAACAAAAAGTCTGAACTCAGTTTATTCATTACTATTATTGTTTTCATAGCTGTTAAATGTCAACTTCAGGTCAGTGTTTGTAGGCTATAGACGTGAACCCGTTGTGTGAGACTGTGACCCTCCTCAACAGTCTTAGCCAATGACAAGCAAGAGCTCTCACTGTCTCTTACATGTTTAAGCCAAACATACTTGTCTGGTCTTGACGCTGTTGCTCTGGTTCATTttttgctatttatttatttgctggGTTGGGTTAATgagtttgataaaaaaatagaaactgAAAGAAAAGTTACTGACGAAGCGACCTGTTCGACACTCAACCTGGTGGAACTTTTTGTTTCGAAGAAATGATCTTCGTTTTAACTCTCGCTTTTCTCATGGCTCTGTCCTGGGGTCTCCCAAAGGGTGAGTCTTTTATCCTGTTATAATCTTAAATAGATGTTTTATCTTTACTCTGTGAATCTCCGTTGTGTTAGATATAGTAATCCAGTTCGAGCGCAGTGTATCGATAAACGGGACAATCGTGGAGAGAATCTCTATCAATGGCGCTTCTGACAGCTATTTAAAGGGGAAGAGCGCCAAGCATCCCGTTGTAAGACCCATTCAAGATGACGCCCTGAGGATAATCATGAAGCATGCAAGCGCAAGTAAAGTATATTTGtgcataaattacattttcacgCTGTCATTTTGTGGCAATGAATACACCTTTAACTTTCAGATAATGGGACCTACATACGTTTGAGAGAATGCACGCTACGGGGCTATCAAGTCTGCGGACTGTCCGATCGGGTTCAGTTGAATGGCAAAGATTATCTGACGTTAGATCCAGAGGCTGTTTCGTGGACGGTGTTGCTGCCAGAGGCGAGtgatataaagaaaatatgggCGCTTGAGATTGAGCTGGCAGGTCATGAGAAAAGTCATTTGAAACAGGAGTGCGAGGAGTTTTTCAAGCAGATGAATGAGAATGGGAATCAAGAGGGTAATTGTcgtgatgttttcttttgttaaagATTTGAAATGGATTTGAATGCATGCCTTTACACAGAGCAATGTTAAAGTTCATAATTGGGCTATGATGAAACCGAGTCAACTTTTATTTCTTCACTTAACTAAAATGAGTTCAAATATCTTACCAAATTAagcacatttgtgaccctggacaacagaacagtttttttttacataatacgaaagctgaataaatacgcGTTTTATTGATGTATATGTGGTTAGCATAGGACAAtatggctgagatacaaccgtttaaaactgtggaatctgagagtgcaaaaaatcaaaatgttgagaaaattgcctttaaattTGTTAATCACGGGCACTGTGGcgggccatccactcacaaaaatatatatatttaaggtaggaaacgTATTAacagactggttttgtgatccagggtcacatttcatCAAGGTCcccaacaaaacatttacagaaattGGCATGTTTATTGAAGATAACATACTTGAATCTGGGTACAGaattcatttaatgtgttttgaaaGACTTGCAAAGACATCTCTATGTTTGCAAGTATGCAATTGCTTACGGAATATGAATTTAACATTTACTATGTGCTGAACTTTTTTCAGAGCTTGGTGTTTTAAGAGTGATTGCTCCAGTTTTTGTCACATTACTCTTTGTTGGATTTGtttttacaagcattcttatCTTCAAGCGACAGGGTGAGTATACTGTAATCACATGCTTTGTCACATGCTGATGTGTGACAATTGCTCACTTGCCATattattaatgattttaaatttacatGTTAAAGTAATCTAATCTTGAATTAACTATGTAGCTCAAATTTATTCTCTTCCTCTTTTACTTTATACAGGTCAACACCCAGGTGGtaagtcaaatgtttttattgttgcaaTATACAGATTGACAAAAGATTATATACTCACCTTGGTAGAAGAGCCCTTTGAATTGGACATATAGTACGTTTTGTGTTTCTGTGGCTTTGTGGAATTTAGGTATAATCATCAATAgactataacattaaaatataaaagttatttgaagtgcacaaaaatgttttttatgctgTTGTACTTTGATTTTATGCTGTAATTGTATGGGTTCCTCTAGGTGTTATAGGATCAATTATCCACTACCCAGCCCATTATCTTGAAGTTCCTATCGCAGGACAGAGCGAAAAGAGCAGCTCTGACATggggacaaaaacaaaacagcaagtTCTACCTGTTCCCAAAGGTCTCTTTCAGCAGAGTTGAGTGAAGTTATAATAAATCACCAGACCTGCCTTACCACATTCATCTGGATTTACTGGCCCTCTGTATTCGGAGCTGCTATAAAAATAGCTCTATCTTCAGGCTCTTTGTGGTTAGattaaactcttttttttgaatattttcagAAATTAGATCCTTGATACAATcttgaaattaaaatgattaattcaAAAGTGATATATTGCT is from Triplophysa dalaica isolate WHDGS20190420 chromosome 3, ASM1584641v1, whole genome shotgun sequence and encodes:
- the LOC130418115 gene encoding uncharacterized protein LOC130418115; the protein is MIFVLTLAFLMALSWGLPKDIVIQFERSVSINGTIVERISINGASDSYLKGKSAKHPVVRPIQDDALRIIMKHASANNGTYIRLRECTLRGYQVCGLSDRVQLNGKDYLTLDPEAVSWTVLLPEASDIKKIWALEIELAGHEKSHLKQECEEFFKQMNENGNQEELGVLRVIAPVFVTLLFVGFVFTSILIFKRQGQHPGGVIGSIIHYPAHYLEVPIAGQSEKSSSDMGTKTKQQVLPVPKGLFQQS